Part of the Impatiens glandulifera chromosome 8, dImpGla2.1, whole genome shotgun sequence genome is shown below.
aatttctttagacctcatataaaatataaattaataattcattatactgtatatagcatattacatgaataatttatgaaggtttcttaaaaaatgacttaattgtcttttgttttttgttgaaattaatttccCCTTGATTGTCGTCTCTAATTTTCCTCAGCATGGTAAAAACTTCTGGTGTTGTTTTCTCATAGCTcaacaagaaattgttcaatgtgatTGCCGCTTTAATAGCTTCGTTTCGCGAAGGGGGCTCCATTGTAGAACTTTTATCATCTTCTTTATCGATATCATCTTTATTAATTCCAATAACGCTttcaatgatttcttcattAGTCAACAACTGTGCAACTACATTTTCTTCTGGGTAAGTCAGAACATCTTCGACTTCCATTGCATTGCGATAATTCAACTCTTTGATCAAATTCTGGAGTTCTTGAGTGCTTTCACCACCTTCATCTGAGTTCTCATTTGCACGAACATCCATAGTCCATGCTGAAATTGCAAGATTCATTGCATCTAACACATTTATTTTTGCTggatttgaaacccctaattcaTAACCCTCCAAAAGATTTCTATAAAATCGACGACGAAAATGCATCTTAAAAGCTCGTATGATCCCCGCGTCACAAAGTTGAATTTTTGAAGTTGTGTTTGGATACATATCTTTTATGAACTTTTTCGCCTTCTCGATGATTAGTTCACCTGTCATATTCACATGTTCTTGATATTGAAGAATCCATTCATAGAGAGATTTTTCTAGGTCAGAAAATTTTGCCGGTTTGTGTCGCTTAACATCGCTTTTTTTGGGAGCAAGTGAGAGATACTCTAAAGACCGCTTAGTTGTATTCAATATTGTCGCTTGACTCACCTGCAAACCATAGTTACTATGAACCTATTCTTGCAATTGCTTTTGAGTGAGACTTGGATTATCCTTGTTGTGCTTGCATAATGCTCTTCGAATCTCGTCTgtcattattgtttttttcacACCTTTAAGATGGGAAGCCATGTTGTGTGTATgatttatttgtgttaacctgcagtattttgatcttgtttatatagaaaatatttttaatgtccatAAAGTGATACATTGAACACAAGAAGCATAATAAGGTGGGAGATTGAAGATTTCTTTAAAATTGGGCCATTGATTTGATATACAGTACATttgtatacaataattaagtgGAAGCTTAAAGGTGTTTGTAAACTaagtattttactataaattaataaaatattaattaatatataaattaataattattaatttatcgattaattaataactcttttaattaataaattttgatcgtcccaagtgtattattttatagagtttcTACTGTATATGGACTTTTGTTTGGCATAACTCTACACAGAGCTAGCCCCGAGTTTTGGGCTGTCCCAGCCCcggtagaaaaaaaatatatatttttgttgccctaggtctagtttaaaaaattgataaaaaaattatcaacgGAAATCTGACACGTATCTATGAGAAAGATTCAACCGTTGTTAcacttcaaaataaaatgtgacCAGAGTACAACGACGAGTTCTCCCTTCCGCATTACGAATTCTGAATTACTAAGCTGTGTGTTTAATCTTTCTGTAAGATTATTCTGTAATTCACTAAGTTTAGCgataatttactattttaccCGAGTGTATTTTCAATATTTACACGTACAccaaaacatttatatttaaatcaataaactAAGCTCCAAAGCtacatttttgtataaattattttcttaaataatattttatttaaaagagaatCCCGAACCCCAATCGAGAACTCCATTGGTCTAGACCGAGCCTCTCCGGTCCCTGACTGATAAAAAGGGACCAAAGCCCTATGACTCCTGTCTTTGGTTCCactattcaaaattcaaaattatttttgtaattttggagccccaatctattttcaaataatcctgaaaGGTTCTTAACCAATCTTTTACAACAAGCAATCGCAGATAcgcacttttaaataattttgtaaaattatttacgtaatccaAACATATCATTGTTTAGGACCTCTAACtactaatttaagaaaataaatgttataaataatttttttgctAGCCagacttttaagaaataaaccAGTTTTCAATGGGCGCGTAGGATATAacacgaaagccctttcccgaacGTAACTAAACAACAGACCCCTTATAGAAACTCTAGTGTTATTACATTTTACACGTACACCAAaaagatttatatttaaatctataaactAAGCGCCAAAGCTATATTTTTGtacaaataattttcttaattactattttatttaaaagagattTTTGGCATGTAAATCGAGGCTATATTTTTATACCTTTGACGAGCTTAGTCCGGTCCAAATTTTAAATCGAAAAAAACTCAAGGAACCGAACATAGGGACCGGTACCAATGGAAGGGTGCGTACAACTTTTTGGAGAGTCTTCTAAGGTCatgtttgatttataaataaaagtatggctatataaaattttatttataacatttcaaACCTTTATAATAGTCCACCTTGAAGGGTTCATCACCCCAAAGGGTACTTAGGCTTTATCCTAATAATTGATAGGGACCAAAATGGTACATCACTTAGGACTACGTGAAGAAGTACTAAATTGAAACTATGTACTTCTACAAATTACTTGAAGACCGATCATACAGGTGTGTGACCGAGAGATGTTGTGTGAGGAAAATCTAGGAATCCAGAATCGATCCCCCCTATGAATTTGATACATCTGTCAGGATGCGACCTTAACGACGATGGAGAGAAATTCCAAACCAAACCTCGACCACACTTTAGCACACAAAACCCGATTACTTTGCCCAACTGTTGTTTGACGTCCCCAAACAACAGAACCTCAACAAGTCAACATGTATGTGTTTATTATTAAACATGCATacatatataatagatataatgAACATCTCTAATCATATTtactttatcaaaatcaaacgaTATGTTTGTCAAGTGATTATATGATCGCATAATGGCCTTAATAGAAAATGAAGATCATGTTCCTTTGGAGCCACCATTTCTATGAGACAAAATGATATTACCGAGATTACGACCTAAATGTCGCTCCTAAGTATACTCACTTCCGAATCTATCATAACTTTATGATGGAAATGCAGCGAAAATGGGATCCAATGCACAAGGCCTTCATCATAGGAGATTGCCAGATCTAACGACTATCGAAGAATTCAGAGCAATCATGATGATCAATAACAAGAACATCCTAAAGCTCAAGCCTTTCACGGAGTTCAGTCCTTCAGGCGCCTTATTCATGAGGAATTCAAGTACACAAACACCACGACGGACAAGATCCTAACTATAAAATACATGGACCTTCCACGCTAGATAAAGTTGGCTACTCAAGGCGAAGAGATTTCGCTTAATTTCAGTACCTTCCTACTCACCATAACGATCATGATGACCCACTTTCTCCTTGCCCCATCAAGCAACCACTCTCCATCCTCAAAGATACTGAAAGTGGCTTATCACCTTAGGGAAGGAAATAAAGATCCCACTAGAATGATCTCATATGAAATATTACTGTAAACACCCCATTTTTACACCCTAGATACCTAATAAAAAAGACCCGGTACAAAataatactcatgtttgtttattgaaccgggaaaacaaaaatagaaacacTTCTTGAAAAACTGACTTTGAAAAGCCTGAAAGGCGAGGTTTCGAGTGACAAGTTGCAAAAGTACTTAAGTCTAGGGTCCTCCCATACTTTCAGAATAACTGATGCGAGAAATCATGAATTTCAAGTTTAATATTGTTATTGGAGAAAACGTGTCAAAGAGTTATTTCAAAGCCCTTTTATGAGTTGAATCGCCATTTTTCACCCTAACTCAATTCCCGGAACCCGTGAAACGTTCATGttgtacgttttgaaaaatctcGAATTTTGAGTGTAATATTACTGTTTGCAAATTTGTGAAGAAAACGCTCATAAAGTGAAAAGCGAGAAAATGGGTCAACCATAGTCAACTTGAGTCAACCCGCCAACCAACGAGTCAACCCGGGTCAACAAGGGACCGAACATGTGACAAGTGGAAATGGAAAAGAGTTGAATGGTCTTCTAGAAGAAGGAGACTTCATAAATTTATCCTGGCTTGAATACTAGATGAAATTCGATGATCTTGAATGTTTTGAAAGATAAATGAGTCCTCTTTCATATGGTGTATCCCAATCTCCCGTTGGTGCCCTCTACCAGGACGAAATTCGGACATGAGTGGAAGGTGTTCTTGAAAGGTTTAAATCGAACACTCTTTCACTTAAAAATTCGTAACTTGAGCTGTGATCGATGTTTTTGGGTAATCAAAGTTGGGATGGAAAGCTAACTCACGTATATTTCTAATGGAACCGACCCCAAAGCGTAATTCGACCTTTAAGGCCCTCTATCGATCTGTACAAGGGAAGCAATACTACCGACTCAAATCCTGGGAGCTAATTGAAGCTATGCCACATTTCTAAGCATCATAACTTTTGAGCCAATGATCCATATTAAGTGTGTGAGATACCATTGGAAAGATATTTGAATTAACTTTCCAATGATATCAAGTAGCCCTCCCACTCAGTCCAAGTCTCCCGCTGTGAAGCTGGTACATGAACCGAGAGGATAAATAGCTGAAGACTTTGAAAAATCGTAACTTGGGCTAGGAATGTACGTTTGGGTTGATTCGAAAAAGAGATTCACGGTCATGGTGTCCCGAATCTACCATAAAAAATTCGCAACTTTTGAAGTAAAAACGAGGCCAGGGtaatttatttgggatgatGATGCAAGTTGATAAAAGGAAGTCGGGAATAAAAGGAAagttaaaaagattttttttattcacaagCGTGCCCTTGATTTTAGGGTGTATTTCTAATATGACCCCTGAAATTGAAAGAGAATAtagggaaattggacgaaatgaccttgAAGAAAGGGCtatttgcctccgtggtcaccagataattgaaattgatctgatgaccactttattttttttggacaaaaatacccttttcgcgtaacgcgaagggacttcgcgtttcgcgaagggagttttttttatataaatacttaaaattttttatttcggcattttctttctctcacttctctctcttctctcttcccTCTCTTTCCTCTCTTCTCTTGACGGCGGTGGCACGACGTCGGCACGGCGGTGGCACGGCGAAACCCTAAACCAAAACCTAAACGAACACATTATACAGATCGACGACGAAAACTCGTTCTAATATCAGGTGATTGGAtcgatttatgttattatttccaTTGTGTTCatctttaaaccctaaatcatgagatttttttattgtttatcttattgttcatcttattgttcatcttggttgttcatcttgtcgATGATATGTTTGCAGTTAATAATGCTCTGATTCGATTTCGTTTCAggaaacattaatttaattttcacgacttcacgtttcgcgaaggccttcacgtttcgcgaagggcttcacgtttcgcgaagggcttcacgtttcgcgaagggcttcacgtttcgcgatgACTTTCACATTTTAGTCTTTGTATAATGTTATCTTCACTTCAGTACCAGTTTTAGTTCTTGGACTTTTTGACAAGGTATATCTTTGCCTCTGGCTGATTCTATTTATTTTGGATAATCGTGAACCGGAAAAGTAATTGTTTGTGTTTTATAATAGGATGTGAGTGCATCTCTTTCAAAACAGTACCCTCAATTGTACAAGGAAGAATAAGAAATACTTTTCAAATGGAGAGTTGTAGTGGCCTTGGCTGTGTTTTAAGTTTACCAATCATTGGTGATCTATAAATTTGTAGCCATTTCCAGTTCTACAAGTGTTGACTCAACTGTCAGGATGTTTGGCCTTCCCTTATGATCACCAGATGGTTCAGGA
Proteins encoded:
- the LOC124913002 gene encoding ARS-binding protein 1-like; this encodes MTGELIIEKAKKFIKDMYPNTTSKIQLCDAGIIRAFKMHFRRRFYRNLLEGYELGVSNPAKINVLDAMNLAISAWTMDVRANENSDEGGESTQELQNLIKELNYRNAMEVEDVLTYPEENVVAQLLTNEEIIESVIGINKDDIDKEDDKSSTMEPPSRNEAIKAAITLNNFLLSYEKTTPEVYESVGISAFILKCPIFVQLS